GGCCTGCGTGATGACCGTGATCGCCGCCGCTGACTATGCCTTCCAGCGCTATACCTTCATGCAGCAGATGCGGATGTCGCAGCGCGAGGTCCGCGACGAGATGAAGCAGAGCGAAGGCGATCCGATCATCAAGGCCCGCCTGCGCCAGATCCGCATGGAACGCGCCCGCAAGCGCATGATGGCGGCGGTGCCGACCGCCGATGTGGTGGTCACCAACCCGACCCATTACGCCGTCGCCCTGAAATACGACCCGCCCAAAATGCATGCGCCGATGGTGGTGGCGATGGGCGTGGATGCGGTCGCCTTCCGCATCCGCGATCTGGCGCTGCAGAACGATGTGGCCGTGGTGGAGAACCCGCCGCTCGCCCGCGCGCTCTGGGATACGGCCCAGATCGACCGGGAAATTCCGGTCGAGCATTATCAGGCCGTGGCCGAGGTGATCGGCTATGTCTTCCGGGCCAAAGGGCGGCGCGTGCGCGGATGACCCGTGCTGTGGCATGATGCCCGAACGGCATCCCGCCGGAGACCATGACGGGCGAGCAGGACGGCATGAGCATCGAGGCATTGAAGGGCGCGACCCAGGCGGTGATGCGCGATCTGGTGATCGGCATCACCGGCATCGCCCTTCTGGCGGGCAGTACCGGGCTCGAACTGGGTGGCATGCCGGAAGGGGGTATGACCACGCTGGTCGATGTCGCCGGCCTGATCCTGATCATCTTTGCCGGTGCCGGGCTTGCGCGGGCGGCGGTGCTTCGGGCTGCCGCCATCGACACATCACCGGCGGTGACCGCCGTGCCGGACGATCTGCCCGAGGTGGTGCCCGAGGTGGAAGAGCCGCTGCAATTGCCGCCGCCACCTCCGCAGCTGCCCGCCGGCCGTGGCGGCGGGCTCGATCTCGACATCGTGCCGATCGAGCCGGCGGAGGGACGTTTCCGGCGTCTGTTCGATCTGGCGCCGATCGGCATCGCCCTTGTCGACGATCGCGGCGGGGTGCTGGCGTCGAATGCCGCGCTGATCCGCCTGACCGGAGAGGACGGGCTGGAGCCCGGCCATGCCTTCACCGATCTGGTGGTCCACGACCGACGGTTTGCCCTGTCCGACGCCTTCGATGCGGTCTTCGGCGGTGCCGAGCGGATCACCGCGCCGATCGAGGTCTCGTTTCGCCAGCGCCCCGACCGGGTCGCCTCTCTGCTGTTGCGCCGGGCCGATGAAGATCATCTGGCGGCGGCCCTGATCCATGTCATCGACGTCACCGAGCGCAAGGAGCTGGAGGTTCAGTTCGCCCAGTCGCAGAAGATGCAGGCGGTGGGACAGCTGGCCGGCGGCGTCGCGCATGACTTCAACAACCTGCTGACGGCGATGATCGGCTTCTGCGACCTGCTGCTGATGCGCCATCCGCCGGGCGATGCCTCCTTTGCCGACGTCATGCAGATCAAGCAGAATGCCAATCGCGCGGCCAATCTGGTCCGCCAGCTGCTTGCCTTTTCGCGCCAGCAGACCCTGCAGCCGCGGGTGCTGGACATCACCGATGTCCTGGCCGAGCTTACCCATCTCCTCCGCCGGCTGCTGGGTGAGGCGATCGTGCTCGACGTCCATCACGGTCGCGATCTGGCGCCGGTCAGGGTGGATCAGGGGCAGCTGGAACAGGTGATCATCAATCTGGCGGTCAATGCCCGCGATGCGATGCCGAGCGGCGGGCAGCTGTCGATCGCGACCCGCAATTTCGCGAGCGAAGACACGCTGGCGATGGATCGCGACTGGATGATGGCCGGCGGGCGCGAGCGGGTGCCGACCGGCGATTACGTGATGGTCGAACTGCGCGATACCGGCTCGGGCATTCCGCGCGACATCCTGCCCAAGATTTTCGAGCCGTTCTTCACCACCAAGGCGGCCGGGCAGGGCACGGGGCTCGGCCTCGCCACCGCCTATGGCATCATCCGCCAGACCGGCGGCTTCCTGTTCGTGCGCAGCGAGCCCGGCCGCGGCACCGCCTTTCGCATTCTGCTGCCCCGTCACACCGAGGTGGAAACCAGCGGGCTCGAAATCGATCTCGCCCCCGAAGCCGCGCCGCCGCGCAAATCCGAGATCGCAGGTTCCGGCGGCCGGGTGCTGTTCGTGGAAGACGAGGATCCGGTACGTGCCTTTGCCGCCCGCGCCCTGCGTCAGCGGGGCTTTACGGTGGAAGAGGCCGAAAGTGCCGATGTGGCGGCGGCCCGGCTGGACGAACTGGTCGAGGCCGGCATCGACGTGCTGGTCACCGACGTGGTGATGCCGGGCATGGATGGCCCGGCACTGGCCGAGAAGGTGCGCGAGAAGGTGCCGGGGGTCTCGATCGTCTTCATCTCGGGCTATGCCGAAGACACCTTCCGCCGCAAGCTCGGCGACGATCCGAATGTCCGCTTCCTGCCGAAGCCCTTCAACCTGAAGCAGCTGGTTCAGACGGTGCGCGACGCCATGGACGAAGCCGCGGGGTGAACCTTCCCGAACGGCGATGCCCCGCCCTGCCTGGGGAGGGCAGGGCGGGGCATCGACCGGTGGATGCGACGCCGGGGCCTGGACGGGGCCGCGGGGAGGGGACGGGATGCGCGGCGCATCGGGCCCCGGCGCCTGCTGACGGCAGGGAGCGACGTCACGTCGCGCGCGTGCGCCGCCAGGTCTCTTCGAAGCCGTTCCAGGCGGTCAGGAACTGCTCCTTCCGGTCCTCGAACTGGCGGTCGGGGGCCGCCTGAAGCCTCTGATAGCTTTCGGTGACCCGCTGCCACGACTTGGACAGATCCGTCCGGGCCCGGTTGGCGCCGTAATCGTCCTGAAGCTGAAGCTCGCGGACGCGCATCGCCACCTCGGCGTCCCAGCGCTGGATTTCGGCACTGGCGGCCTGTTCGAAGCGGATACGCTCCTGCGCATCGCTCGGCAGGTCGCGGCTGAGCGGGGCCGACTGGCCGGCAAGCGGATCGGTATCGGGTGTCGCTTCCAGCGTCTGGGAATCGATCGGGTCCGGCCGGTCCATCAACTCCTGGCCGAAGGCGGGTGTCATGGTCGCGACCGCGCCGGCGCAGGCGATCGCAAGCGCCATGGCGAGCAGGCTGTCCATCCGCTTGATGGTGCTGTCGGTCATTACACGACCCTCCGTGACGAGGTCCGGCCTCCGGTGTGAGGCGCGGGGTAGCCAAAACTGTTGCGTCGGGGCAGTTCGCGGTCCCTCGACCGGCACCGATCCTCTGCTGGCGCCACGGCGAACCACCCCTCGCTTCGGATGATGCCTGCAGGGCGGGGCGGGCGGACACGGACAAAGCTGTGACAGAAGCGGGGCGGTGCCTTGTCACACCGTGACCGGGGGATTCGGTCACGGGGCCGGCGGCGCACGCCGAAGGGGGCTTGCAAGCCGGAACAAAAAGAGTACATAGTGATTGCAGGCGGCGGTGCTTGCATCGGGTGACCGCCTGTGGAACAAGAGGGGCGTGGCCATGGTGCCCATGGTTCAAACCGAACTGCGCCTGACAGGCAAGGACGAGATGGACAAGCAGAAGGCACTCGAAGCCGCGCTCGGTCAGATCGAGCGCGCGTTCGGCAAGGGCTCGGTGATGAAGCTCGGCCAGCAGGAAAAGGTCGATGTGGATGTCGTGCCGACGGGCTCTCTCGCCCTTGACATCGCTCTCGGCGTGGGGGGCTTTCCCCGCGGCCGCGTGATCGAGATCTACGGCCCGGAAAGTTCGGGCAAGACCACGCTCGCGCTGCATGCGATCGCCGAAGCCCAGCGCGGCGGCGGCACCTGCGCCTTCGTCGATGCCGAGCACGCGCTGGACCCGTCCTATGCGCGCAAGCTGGGCGTGAACATCGACGAGCTGGTGATCAGCCAGCCGGATACCGGCGAACAGGCGCTGGAAATCGCCGATACGCTGGTTCGCTCGGGCGCGATCGACGTGCTGGTGGTGGACAGCGTTGCGGCGCTGACGCCGAAGGCCGAGCTTGAGGGCGAGATGGGCGACAGCCATGTCGGCCTGCAGGCCCGGCTGATGAGCCAGGCGCTGCGCAAGCTGACCGGCTCGATCTCGCGCTCGCGCTGCGTGGTGATCTTCATCAACCAGATCCGCATGAAGATCGGTGTGATGTATGGCAGCCCGGAAACCACCGCGGGCGGCAATGCGCTCAAGTTCTACGCCTCGGTGCGCCTCGACATCCGCCGCATCGGCGCGGTGAAGGAACGTGACGAGGTCGTCGGCAGCCAGACCCGCGTCAAGGTGGTGAAGAACAAGGTCGCGCCGCCCTTCCGGCAGGTCGAGTTCGACATCATGTATGGCGAGGGCGTGTCGAAGACCGGCGAGCTGATCGACATGGGCGTCAAGCAGGGCATCGTTGAGAAGTCGGGCTCCTGGTATTCCTATGGCGACCAGCGCATCGGCCAGGGGCGTGAGAACGCCAAGACCTTCCTGCGCGACAACCCCGAAATCGCCCGCGAGGTCGAAAACCGGGTGCGCGAGGCCTATGGCCTGGGTGCCAACAAGACCCCGCTCTCGGTGGTCGGTGGCACGGCCTTCATGGCGTCCGACGACGAAGACTGAACCCTCTGGGGGACGGCGTGATCACCACGGGTGGTCACGCCCTGAACGCCCGCGTGGACAATGGCGGGCGGCACGGGTAAAACGTCCGAACCCTGGGAGCGGCTGAACCTGAATGGCCGGGCCTCCGGGTGGGGCGGCGACGCATGGGGATCCTGGGATCCCCGGGGTCGCCGGCACCGCCTGCGGGGCTCGTTGCCGTTAAGGCCGAAGGGGCTGTTGAAGCCAGGGGCGCAGATGGCCGGAAACAATCCGGCCCGGCCCCCCGTTCCGTCGATCTTCACCTGCGTTTGCAACACGGGATGGCGTTTTCCACCATGACCAGCGCGACCGAGATCCGCCGGACCTTCCTCGACTTCTTCGCGAAGAACGGCCACGAGGTGGTCGCGTCGAGCCCGCTGGTCCCGCAGAACGACCCGACCCTGCTGTTCACCAACGCCGGCATGGTCCAGTTCAAGAACGTGTTCACCGGTGCCGAAAAGCGGCCCTACGACCGGGCGGCGACCTCGCAGAAATGCGTGCGCGCGGGCGGCAAGCACAACGATCTGGACAATGTCGGCTATACCGCCCGGCACCACACCTTCTTCGAGATGCTGGGCAATTTTTCGTTCGGCGACTATTTCAAGGAACAGGCGATCGATCTGGCCTGGAACCTGGTCACGCGCGAATTCGGCCTGCCCAAGGACCGGCTGCTGGTCACCGTCTATCACACCGATGACGAGGCGGCGGGCTACTGGAAGAAGATCGCGGGTCTTTCCGACGACCGGATCATCCGCATCGCGACCAGCGACAATTTCTGGGCGATGGGCGATACCGGCCCCTGCGGCCCGTGCTCCGAGATCTTCTTCGACCATGGCGAAGGCATCCCCGGCGGCCCTCCCGGCAGCCCGGACGAGGATGGCGACCGCTTCATCGAGATCTGGAACCTGGTTTTCATGCAGTACGAGCAGATCGCGCCGGGCAACCGGCTCGACCTGCCCAAGCCGTCGATCGACACCGGCATGGGGCTGGAGCGGATTGCGGCCATCCTGCAGGGCCAGCACGACAATTACGACATCGACATCTTCCGCCGGCTGATCTCGGCCTCGGCCACCGCCAGCGGTACCGAGACTGACGGCCCGTTCAAGATGTCGCACCGGGTGATCGCCGATCATCTGCGCTCGTCGGGCTTTCTGATCGCCGATGGCGTGCTGCCGTCGAACGAGGGCCGCGGCTATGTGCTGCGCCGGATCATGCGCCGCGCCATGCGCCATGCCCATAAGATGGGCGTGGCCGAGCCGCTGATGTACCGGCTGGTGCCGGCGCTGATCGAGACCATGGGCGACCATTATCACGAGCTGCGCCGCGCCCAGGCCCTGATCACCGAGACGCTGAAGCTGGAAGAGACCCGCTTCCGTCAGACCCTCGACCGCGGCATGCGCCTGCTGGAAGAGACCACCCAGACGCTGGGTGCCGACGAGAAGCTGCCGGGCGAGGTGGCCTTCCGCCTTTACGATACCTATGGCTTCCCGCTCGACCTGACCCAGGACGTGCTGCGTGCCGAGGGCCGTGGGGTGGATACCGCCGGTTTCGAAACCTCGCTCGCGGAAGCCCGCGCCAAGGCCCGTGCCTCGTGGTCGGGCTCGGGCGAGGCCGCGACCGACCGGGTGTGGTTCGAGGTGCGTGACGCCGCGGGCGCCACCGAATTCCTGGGCTATGGCGCCACGGCGGCCGATGGTGTGGT
Above is a window of Tistrella mobilis DNA encoding:
- the alaS gene encoding alanine--tRNA ligase, yielding MTSATEIRRTFLDFFAKNGHEVVASSPLVPQNDPTLLFTNAGMVQFKNVFTGAEKRPYDRAATSQKCVRAGGKHNDLDNVGYTARHHTFFEMLGNFSFGDYFKEQAIDLAWNLVTREFGLPKDRLLVTVYHTDDEAAGYWKKIAGLSDDRIIRIATSDNFWAMGDTGPCGPCSEIFFDHGEGIPGGPPGSPDEDGDRFIEIWNLVFMQYEQIAPGNRLDLPKPSIDTGMGLERIAAILQGQHDNYDIDIFRRLISASATASGTETDGPFKMSHRVIADHLRSSGFLIADGVLPSNEGRGYVLRRIMRRAMRHAHKMGVAEPLMYRLVPALIETMGDHYHELRRAQALITETLKLEETRFRQTLDRGMRLLEETTQTLGADEKLPGEVAFRLYDTYGFPLDLTQDVLRAEGRGVDTAGFETSLAEARAKARASWSGSGEAATDRVWFEVRDAAGATEFLGYGATAADGVVQAVLVDGAPVDAAEAGSQVALVVNQTPFYGESGGQMGDTGRITGEGGLEIEVTDTAKKLGDLIIHMGRVVAGRVAKGAAVRLTVDTARRDALRAHHSATHLLHAALRRRLGDHVTQKGSLVAPDRLRFDFSQPTPIAREDLKAIEADVNRLIRANGEVGTRLMTPDEAIAQGAMALFGEKYGDEVRVVDMGSLLGEDGRNSAYSVELCGGTHVTRTGDIGLFKIVSESGVAAGVRRIEAVAGDAALAYVELQQDRLAEASSVLKAPAAELVDRIQGLLDERKKLEAEVAKLRRDIATGGAGGGEQIEQIGDVRFAGRVLDGVPAKELRGVADALKKQVGSGVIAIVGVHEGKAGVVVGVTEDLTGRFSAVDLVRAAAEAMGGKGGGGRPDLAQAGGPEADKAADAVKAVAAALAG
- a CDS encoding ATP-binding protein, with the translated sequence MTGEQDGMSIEALKGATQAVMRDLVIGITGIALLAGSTGLELGGMPEGGMTTLVDVAGLILIIFAGAGLARAAVLRAAAIDTSPAVTAVPDDLPEVVPEVEEPLQLPPPPPQLPAGRGGGLDLDIVPIEPAEGRFRRLFDLAPIGIALVDDRGGVLASNAALIRLTGEDGLEPGHAFTDLVVHDRRFALSDAFDAVFGGAERITAPIEVSFRQRPDRVASLLLRRADEDHLAAALIHVIDVTERKELEVQFAQSQKMQAVGQLAGGVAHDFNNLLTAMIGFCDLLLMRHPPGDASFADVMQIKQNANRAANLVRQLLAFSRQQTLQPRVLDITDVLAELTHLLRRLLGEAIVLDVHHGRDLAPVRVDQGQLEQVIINLAVNARDAMPSGGQLSIATRNFASEDTLAMDRDWMMAGGRERVPTGDYVMVELRDTGSGIPRDILPKIFEPFFTTKAAGQGTGLGLATAYGIIRQTGGFLFVRSEPGRGTAFRILLPRHTEVETSGLEIDLAPEAAPPRKSEIAGSGGRVLFVEDEDPVRAFAARALRQRGFTVEEAESADVAAARLDELVEAGIDVLVTDVVMPGMDGPALAEKVREKVPGVSIVFISGYAEDTFRRKLGDDPNVRFLPKPFNLKQLVQTVRDAMDEAAG
- the recA gene encoding recombinase RecA; its protein translation is MVQTELRLTGKDEMDKQKALEAALGQIERAFGKGSVMKLGQQEKVDVDVVPTGSLALDIALGVGGFPRGRVIEIYGPESSGKTTLALHAIAEAQRGGGTCAFVDAEHALDPSYARKLGVNIDELVISQPDTGEQALEIADTLVRSGAIDVLVVDSVAALTPKAELEGEMGDSHVGLQARLMSQALRKLTGSISRSRCVVIFINQIRMKIGVMYGSPETTAGGNALKFYASVRLDIRRIGAVKERDEVVGSQTRVKVVKNKVAPPFRQVEFDIMYGEGVSKTGELIDMGVKQGIVEKSGSWYSYGDQRIGQGRENAKTFLRDNPEIAREVENRVREAYGLGANKTPLSVVGGTAFMASDDED